One Alkalicoccus halolimnae DNA segment encodes these proteins:
- a CDS encoding MBL fold metallo-hydrolase, which produces MQELIHLNDHLVYMTPVEETDRPILAAVTGRNRTLMIDAGNSEAHARLFLDQLTGAGITAPSLVALTHWHWDHVFGLSALTRMPSIATEATKQAMKKIQHFTWDDQALNERVQEGTEIEFCADAIKKEFPEKRDINVSLPTITFEKEVAVDLGEVTCLLKKVGGDHSPDGLIVYIREEKTMFLADALAPDLYAPSWRFTSDRTIAMLDEIEAFDADTYIISHWKPISKKEFQEEADLLRSTAELIKKWNGDEGKVRAGMEKKYGTPLSEEEELALTYFLNGRV; this is translated from the coding sequence ATGCAGGAATTAATTCATTTAAATGACCATCTTGTTTATATGACTCCAGTCGAGGAGACTGACCGGCCAATTCTTGCCGCGGTTACCGGCAGAAACCGTACATTAATGATAGATGCTGGGAATTCGGAAGCACACGCCAGACTCTTTCTCGATCAGCTGACGGGCGCCGGTATTACTGCTCCTTCCCTGGTTGCACTAACGCACTGGCACTGGGATCATGTCTTTGGATTATCTGCCTTAACGAGGATGCCTTCGATTGCGACGGAGGCAACCAAACAGGCAATGAAAAAAATACAGCATTTCACCTGGGACGATCAGGCTTTGAACGAAAGGGTACAGGAAGGAACTGAAATCGAGTTTTGTGCAGATGCGATTAAAAAAGAGTTCCCTGAAAAAAGGGATATTAACGTCTCCCTGCCAACGATTACTTTTGAAAAGGAAGTAGCTGTTGATTTAGGAGAAGTAACCTGTTTACTTAAAAAAGTAGGAGGCGACCACTCTCCTGACGGTCTTATTGTTTATATAAGAGAAGAAAAAACGATGTTTCTCGCTGATGCTCTCGCTCCAGATCTTTATGCTCCCTCGTGGCGCTTTACTTCGGACAGGACTATTGCCATGCTCGATGAAATTGAAGCGTTTGATGCAGACACATACATCATTTCCCACTGGAAACCTATTTCCAAAAAAGAATTTCAGGAGGAAGCAGACCTGCTTCGATCCACGGCAGAATTAATCAAAAAATGGAACGGTGATGAGGGGAAAGTGCGTGCGGGCATGGAGAAAAAATACGGGACACCGTTGTCCGAAGAAGAAGAACTTGCCCTTACTTATTTTTTGAATGGCCGGGTCTGA